The region TGATGCCGTGAAAGGTAGATTTCCTGACTGCAAGAATTCTGagaatgttttttcttttgttggtaaAAGAACAAAAGCACATTGATTGAAACAGCTGACTTTTCTGTTGGAGATGCAGGTATTAATGTCGTAatgatgtgtgtgtgtctgtgtgcgTGTGTGAATTATATTCCTAATTTTCCTTCATATGTTGACAAGGAGATATGCAGTGGTTTGTTTCTAATTTTCTGTGAGAGaccttttttgttgttttcacaCAAGTATCCAACTAGCCTTTTCAAATTTCAACCAGAAAGTTTTACTTCTATGGAAAGCTTTTGAGGACAAGTCTTTTCACATTTTTTCCAGAAAAATAGTTGGCTCATTTGTTATTTCAGTCAAACACAGATGAaggtttaatttatttatttatttatttttggattactAATTTGCCCTGCATGTTGCTTATATTTCCTTGCAGGTAATGCTGGAAAATTTTCTGGTGGTTTTGATATCAATGTTTTTGCAGAAGTGCATAAAAATGGTGTGAAATCTTAAGTCTATGCCTCATCTAGTATGCAAGATATTATTTtcgtaattatttattttgcaacTATGTACTGCAGGTGATCTTTCACGTCTACCTGATGTCTCTGTTGATCTTGTGGTGAATACTATTGAAGGTCTTTGGCTGATTACTGCCCTTTATTTTCATAgcacctatttttttttttcttttcttttcttcttatttctttttctaattggCACCATGAGCTTTCTACTACGCTAGCTTGTTTTATTACAGAAAGGTTCTTATTAATTGATATGTGCTATTTGTATTAACTTCCTTTTCAGATGGCAAGAAACCTTCTGTTGCAGCTATTCAGGGGCTTGCCCTTGGTGGAGGTTTGGAACTAGCTATGGTTTGTCCTAAATGTCACTCAAAATTTCTCAGTGGTGTCCTTGTGATGTTCCTTTTCCCTCTAGGTCTCTGTTTGATATAGTTTTGTGGTTCATTTTGTCCAGGGTTGCCATGCTAGAATATCCACTCCAGAAGCACAACTTGGATTGCCAGAATTGACACTTGGTGTCATTCCTGGGTTTGGAGGTAGctctaaattttgtttgttattgtgtTAGGGCCTTGTATCATAAAGGAACTTGCATGTATTTTTGAACTTCTCATAtaacaaaatttcataattcCTGTGTACATTAAGGTACCCAGCGGCTTCCAAGGCTCGTGGGATTGCCAAAGGCTATAGAGATGATGCTGGTGAGTCTTCTCTATTTAagctaagggaaaatcaacgcCCATTAGTACCAATTGCTTGCTTAATCCATTATTTTGTAACTGATGCATGAATTTTAAAGGTTATTGTTAATTTCTCTTGCATGCCAAGCACATATCGTGACTTTATGCATGGCgtattcttctctttttggtatttattttcaaaatagtgCCGGACATAGTAAGTCTTATGagataaaatcatgaattgaatCAGTTTGggattaataattatttctgaaaatttaaccttttttttttaatttttttttatcttaatcaGTGTCTAGAGTATACATTTGTATTGCAACTTACATGCTGCTCTGTTCGATTCTTTCACCACATATTTATTGGAAGACTTGCCCTTTTGTTTAGGACAAAGATATTTTAGTCTTTGTGATACAAAATCTGTTCTTGTCCTAGGCATCTGTTAATTTCATTGCTTTTCCACTTCTGATTATCACAAATGTTGTTATTAGACCagtcttcatatttttattattaaagatCATCTCAACTTTCCCATAGAAATATTAGAATTTGGGATCTGTGGAAGTCTAACAATTTCATGTCTCTGTTGATTTAACTTTATGCAGTTATCAAAGTCAATCCGAGCGAAGGAAGGGAAGGAGTATGGCCTCATAGATTCTGTTGTTTCTTCTGGGGAATTGTTGACTGTTTCACGGCTTTGGGCATTAGATATTGCTGAGAAGCGAAAGCCATGGGTCACGTCTCTTCATCGCACTGATAGGCTTTGTTCCCTTTCCGAGGCAAATGAAATATTGAAAGGTGCTAGGCAACAGGCTAAGAAGATTGCTCCAAACATGCCTCAACACCAGGTGTGCCTGGATTCAATTGAGGAGGGCATTGTTTTTGGTGGATATGCTGGTGTTCTCAAGGTATGTGACGTCCATCCTTTGAATTGCGTCGATTATCATGCAATTTTAGGTTGCCTTACTAGTTCTTTACAGCTCTAGAATCCTAATATCAGCCCATTGATTTTGTTTGGCTATCTAACATTGACTTTCATGAAACATTTAGTGTATTGTTTCCTTGTGCATTGGCAAACTGTCTCCGATATATTTGCCTGCCTTTTTTCTTGCATAAGAAGTATACCTACACTTTCGTCCATCAATCATACGAGTTCTATCCGCAAATGttgttttaatgatttattgatttttatcctGTTCAATTACTCCAAAGGTGAATCATATACTaaattagttttctttacttcaGGAGGCGAAGGTTTTTAAGGAGCTAGTGTTATCAAGCACCGCAAGAGGCCTGGTATATGCCTTCTTTTCCCAGCGTGCAACTTCTAAGGTAACTTTTCTTGTTTCTGGTTCCAGTTTCATGCAGATAACTTTATTGTATGTGCTACTGTCTTTGAACATTCTACTTCATTTTTCCCCATAATTTGAAGATGTCTGATTTCAGTGACACAATGGTTGTTTAATTCTATGTTCTCTTGTTTACATATCTCACTTAGACTATTTGATAATTCTCTAGACACTAAGTTAGGAAATTACTCCTTGGAGATTCTGTTTATAATATAAATGGGCTGATGCTCTGCAGATATGGTTCTCATGATGATCATGCCTTGTTCTTTTGGTATCGCTAGATCACCTGTAAACATAGTATTTTATCCATGTGATGCAATATAGTGGCCATCCATAGAAATTTCTATGTGTATTACTGATGTACACACCCTTCTGAGTACATTGATTGTTTTGGATAGGTACCCAACGTGACTGATGTTGGATTGAAACCAAGGAATATTAAGAAAGTGGCTGTCATTGGTGGTGGTCTTATGGGTTCTGGCATAGCGACTGCTCTTCTATTAAGTGACATTTCTGTTATTATCAAGGAAATTGATTCCAGGTTTCTACAGAAAGGCATCAAAACAATTGCAGGTAGCTCCTTAATTGGTGAACATATGTCTGGATTTAGTTTTATGTACCTTACTTTATCATATGCTTGTAAAAGAAGCTGCATTTggataagatttttttcttgtgaaaAATCTGATGCTAAAACCTTCTTTTATAACCCTCAGAAAGAACCATGAGTAGATGAAACATCACTTTTAAGTCTTGTAGGGGGCATATCTTTGTGTTCATTTAAAGTTTTTCTGATgccacaaaattttaatttaaccttgtttttttaaaggaaatctTGAAGGCCTAGTGAAGAGGAGGTCTATTTCACAGGAGAAGATGAATCAGGCATTGTCACTTCTTAGCGGTGCACTGGATTACTCTGAGTTCAAGCATTTGGATATGGTTATCGAGGTTGCTTTCTAACTGTTCATTACCATGTTGTATATGCTATGACAGTCTTTTAAACAATTCTACAGTCAATCTGGGAAAAAGAAACTAGAAATTATCATTTCCAGGGaaagtcatttattttttacctAGTGTATGCACATGAGTGCAACGTACTAACAGTAACattagtctctgtttaaatgttGATGTTGACTCTAACCTTATTCACTTGTCTCATTTTATGGAAGTGGGGGTTTGAGAAAAGACAAATGCTCCCATAAATGTTTCCCTTTTAGTGGTAAGATCTTATAAGTTATCTaactatatattttgaaatctgTCTGATCTTCTAACTTTGTGACACACCATGGTATGTGGATCCTTAACGGCCAAAGGCTGTAAATTTTCCACATCTTTAATGAGGATAATTTCTCTTTGTCCTATCATATCTTGATTAAAGGAGGAACCACTTGTATTGTCTAATCACATAATCACATTCTTTGTAGGCTGTTATTGAAAAGATCCCTCTCAAACAATCCATATTTGCGGATTTGGAAAAGGCCTGCTCTCCGCACTGCATTTTTGCAACCAACACATCCACTATTGATCTCAATATTGTTGGACAGAAGACAAGTTCTCAAGATCGTATCATTGGGGCTCATTTTTTCAGGTctgcattaatatatatatctgtttatgctttctgtgtgtgtgtgtgtgtgtggtagTGTTTTAGGGGTATTTAGTCATATTCTTGCAGATTATGGTGCATGATAGTTTTAGGTTTGTAGCATATCATCAAAACCCACACAACATTTTATCAGGCATTTATGTCCTTGGGTGCAGATTATGGTGCCCATGATAGTTTTGGGTTTGTTGGCATATCATCTATATAAGGAAGCTGTTAACTAAATGTTGGTTTCTCCTTTATCACCACAACATTTTATCAGGCATTTACGTCCTTGGGTGCAACCATTACGGATGAAGGTTAAGAATCAGTTAAATATTCTGGGGAACATAGAGTAATGAGTAATATGAAGAGAAGGAATAGGCTATGGAAGGAGGAGTGGAATAAGTTGGAGCTTGCTTGACCTTGTGTTTGGATGTTCATAGTTCGGTCACCACCTACTAACTTATATCATTGGTTCTCAAGCTATACCCAGAGCAAACAGTTCTCACAACTGGTAACTTCCTTGGACAAAAATAGGCATGATATATTGACCATTGTCAGCTTGATTATGACTTGTAGGATGGTTTTGGTATCTGCCAGTTCACCCTGACCTACATAAACATCATGCTTGAAGTACAATAAGCTATAGCAGCCACCTGTATTTTCATGGTGTCACTCAAGCGAGCTCTAGCTTGCTTTTGGATCTTCTAATAATCTTTTATAATGGTGCAGCTTCTTTAGATGCTTGTGTGGGAGAACTTGTTGGCCTATAATCGATTGAGATAGAGAGGGCATTTAGATTTGGAAACATTGTGGCCTGGTGCATAACGGCATAGAATTAACCGTTCAGCATGGTTTCATGATTCAGTACGATATGTTGAGATGTATTAAGTAACCATCAAACCTgggagtaattaaaaaaaattagcaaaaatacTGAAAGTACTTTGAGCTCTAGCTTGCTTTTGAATCTTCTAATAATCTTTTATAATGGTGCACTTTAGATGCTTGTGTGGGAGAACTCGTTGGCCTATAATCGATTGAGATAGAGAGGGCATTTAGATTTGGAAACATTGTGGCCTGGTGCATAACGGCACAGAATTAACCGTTCAGCATGATTTCATGATTCAGTACGATATGTTGAGATGTATTAAGTAACCATCAAACCTgggagtaattaaaaaaattagcaaaaatacTGAAAGTACTTCATGCATGCTATTGAAACTTAGACATCAGGATGCTATAATGATGTGCCTGATCAGCTCAGGACTCGCGCAACATTCACAGAAGATACTTGCTCTCCATAGAAATTTTACACAAACTCAATACAAGGACATACATGACATTTCTTTTGAATAGCCACATATTTAGCCATGTTTCTGCAACCGAGCATGTGATACAAATCTGATGAGCCTTAACTGTTGCTCAATATGAGCATATCAAaaggcaaaaagaaaaaaaaaaagaaaaaaaaaagcagaaatGATCGCTGCAGTAGCTATTAGGCATGGCTACCCAACTTGCTTGAAGTTGATTGGTTTAGAATTATAGTTATCGTATTTTGGTTTCATCTCATAGGTGTTTTTGATTTATGCAGAAAAATTATGCTAACATTCAAGTATTCCagtaatatacataattattcTTATCATAAATGTTTTcagaatttaatttataattcttTCTTATCTATGAGAAACAGTCCTGCTCATGTGATGCCCCTGCTGGAAATTGTTCGAACGGAAAAGACATCTCCTCAAGTCATCCTTGATCTCATGACTGTTGGGAAGTTGATAAAGAAGGTCCCCATTGTTGTTGGAAATTGCACAGGCTTTGCTGTTAATCGCACCTTCTTCCCATACACACAAGGATCTCTTCTCCTTTTGCATTTAGGGGTGGACCTGTTCAGGATTGATAAAGTAATCAGCTCTTTTGGAATGCCAATGGGCCCTTTCCTGTAAGATTTCCTGGCTCCATAATTTCTTCCTGTTGCATTTGCAAATGCTCACTTTTTATCCTGTCCTAATGTAGACTGCCTGAATCTTTTTCCATAGCACTCCAAAGCAACGGAGTCTGACTAGTTGGAGTAGTTTAGACTTCCAATTGATAGTTTTTCATCAAAATGTCTGTTTTTATTTGTCCCCGCCATCACTCAATAATTCTCCATATGTGCCAATGCTCATGCCACTGgtcaattttagattttattgatACTTTTGTCTGTCAACAATTGTACCGATTGATCTTTGATGTCTCCTTAGACATTCCATCTCCCTTAGATACAGATCCAGTCTTTGACAATGACGAATGAATCTTCTCTCATTCTTGGTTAAGTATTATTGTATCAAATACTTCACACATGATATTTCCATAGACATCCTTAGTGGTATTGTGCATGCAATGATTTGAACTTTCATTTTGGGCAATTAATTTTGCTCCATACCATGCACTTCTTGGGGAAAATCATTTTTTCCCTTGTAAACATGCATAGCATGTATGTTATTAGATATGATCTCAATTTTCAAGTAATTTTATACTTTTCTTAATTGCTTTATGCAATATGTAGCATGCCTAAAGAGGCTTCATAGCGCAAGGAGGcaacatttatttaaaacattgaCAAACAGTTTGTATAATGTATTCAACTCGCCACAAATTAGCTAATATGTTTGGCTTCTATATCTATGTTTGTATCCTTCTAGATATCAATTGAGAATGACATTAGTTATCAGCAACTAGCTTTTACTTTGGTGCCTGCATAATGTATCAGacatttttgttcttgtttttgcaTGATCTTACctgttaaattgatttttttcccttattGATAGATTGCAAGACTTGGCTGGGTATGGAGTAGCTAGGGCTGTTAAGGGAGTATTTGCTTCTGCCTTCAATGGTCGGACCTTTGAATCTGATCTTGTTGAATTGATGGTAGAAGCTGGGAGAGAAGGTGCATCTgcaaatctatttttaaaaattttattttttacaatatttttagtCTTTTTTACTCATGATTCAAGAAATGATTTTGGTATGATAGGAAAGAGCAATGGAAAGGGTTATTACATTCATGAAAAGGGCAGCAAGCCAAAACCTGATCCTACAGTACTTCCTATCATCAATGAATCTCGAAGACGAGCTAACATCATGCCTAATGGAAAGGTCTCTTTTGTGTGCTATTGCATAAAATTTAAtggatttcatttattttcaacTTTTACATCTATGATTGTCTAAATTGATTGTATGTGATAACTTGTAGCCAATAAATGTGAGTGATCGGGAAATTCTGGAGATGGTTTTCTTTCCAGTCGTGAATGAAGCCTGCAGAGTATTGGATGAAGGGATTGTTGTTCGAGCATCAGATCTTGATGCTGCATGTATTCTTGGAATGAGTTTCCCCAAGTACCGGTTAGTGAAGTAGATTTTATATATGTTCCTTTGCAGTAGATTTAGTCATCAATGTTTTGTTTCAGTCCTTGATATTTTTCATTTGAGTTAAACTTGGTTTTGTGCCATGACAAAAAAAGTAGAGCTTTACCTCCCTCATCAATCATATTTGTGTATCTGAATTTTGCCTCTCTGGATATAACCACCATTTGTAATTTCTAATCTGTTCACTTGACAGTATGCAACTGAAATACTGCACATGTAAGAATTGGACAAGTTAAATGAGTGGTTATCAATGATTTACCCCCACATGTagaacttttttaaaattaggaCTTGCAAGGAGTGAGGTTGGAAATATGAATACATTGTTATTCAAGCAGTTTATGGTTTAGTGTGAAAAAGACAGATTAATATTCTAAGACACTTATGAAAGCAAGATATTGCAGTTTCTGAGTTCTGAAAGTTACATAACACTCATGTTAAGTATCATATTACAGTGCCCATTCATGAAGAACTGTGCTTTTCTTGTGATGATGGAAAGAACTGGTTGTTGTTGGCCTTCAGTACACTTTGGAGAACATCATTTGCATATTAACAATAGCAAATCATTTGGTTATGTTAGGGCTGTTAACATGCC is a window of Dioscorea cayenensis subsp. rotundata cultivar TDr96_F1 chromosome 5, TDr96_F1_v2_PseudoChromosome.rev07_lg8_w22 25.fasta, whole genome shotgun sequence DNA encoding:
- the LOC120261094 gene encoding peroxisomal fatty acid beta-oxidation multifunctional protein, giving the protein MANVFVSMEVGRDGVAVITISNPPVNALAPIIIDGLKKNYKEAMDRDDVKAIVLTGNAGKFSGGFDINVFAEVHKNGDLSRLPDVSVDLVVNTIEDGKKPSVAAIQGLALGGGLELAMGCHARISTPEAQLGLPELTLGVIPGFGGTQRLPRLVGLPKAIEMMLLSKSIRAKEGKEYGLIDSVVSSGELLTVSRLWALDIAEKRKPWVTSLHRTDRLCSLSEANEILKGARQQAKKIAPNMPQHQVCLDSIEEGIVFGGYAGVLKEAKVFKELVLSSTARGLVYAFFSQRATSKVPNVTDVGLKPRNIKKVAVIGGGLMGSGIATALLLSDISVIIKEIDSRFLQKGIKTIAGNLEGLVKRRSISQEKMNQALSLLSGALDYSEFKHLDMVIEAVIEKIPLKQSIFADLEKACSPHCIFATNTSTIDLNIVGQKTSSQDRIIGAHFFSPAHVMPLLEIVRTEKTSPQVILDLMTVGKLIKKVPIVVGNCTGFAVNRTFFPYTQGSLLLLHLGVDLFRIDKVISSFGMPMGPFLLQDLAGYGVARAVKGVFASAFNGRTFESDLVELMVEAGREGKSNGKGYYIHEKGSKPKPDPTVLPIINESRRRANIMPNGKPINVSDREILEMVFFPVVNEACRVLDEGIVVRASDLDAACILGMSFPKYRGGIIFWADTVGPRYYILMSQEVGRHLWWLL